The genomic DNA AGTGACTATGTGGAGGTCAGGGAATGTAAACATTTGGACTGTGCCATGCTGTCGTAGTTAGCGTGTGGCGGGTGTGAGCCCCCATCTCCCCCAGGAtggcccctctctcctctcctctctccttcacaccCTTCCTTCTCAGTTAGTGGGCGTGTATGTCCAGGCCCTGGCCTATGAGGGGATCGGCGGGGTGGGGTGGCGGGTGCAGCAGCATGGCGGGGTGGGGGCCGGGGTAGGGGTGCAGGGACGGGCCTGTGTGGGGGTAGCCAGACTGGGACAGCAGGGCCCCGGGGTACTCTGCTGGAAGAGACGGCATCCCCTGAAGacctgcggggggggggggggaaattggTATTAGTAGGTACAACAGTATACCACCGAATGTGTGCAACAAACGATTGGTAAAAACGGGTCATGTACAGTTCACCATAGCGAAACCTTTTAAAACGGAAAAACTGAAAGGAGTCCGTTTTATTCTCTTTGTTGCCTAAATGAACATGGCCCAGTCTTCCTTATCTCTGCCTCTTACCTGCTGCCCTGAGAGCCAGGTGGGCTTGGCCGTCCAGTCCGTAGCCCCCTAGTGCTGCTCCCTCTGGGCTGTAAGGACCGCTTTGACCTGGtcaaccaaacacacacccacatcaTTCACCTAGCCTGAATGTCCATATAGATCAGCTATACACATATTCACTCAAAATACACACCTATAGCATTAATACAACCTAGGAATGTATAGCTACATCAGTAACAATACATTAGAGGAGGGAATACAGTGGTCATTATTACCTGAGCGATTTGACTGGTCAATCATGGGCTGTACTATTCTCCGTCTTGCATTGATAAACctggagaggaaagaggggatACGAAAAAGCGGGAGAATAGGAgcagagaacacacagagaagGAGGATGGAATAGAAGGAGAGTCGGGAGAGGGTGAGAACACCAGTTACTGGAGAAAAAGACTAACGCGTGGAATATTAACCTTTCACTTTTCAACCACTTAAACCTTTTCATGGTTCACCGTCGAGCCACATTACAACAGAGGGCGTATGGATCTCTGGGTGATAATGGATTGATCTGTATTGATGGGGTCAGTGAAGGTCACGCTAAGGACCGGGCGACGAGggacacagtacagtagtaacaCACCAGCTGATCATTGGTTATTGATCAGTGGGGTACTGACCAGTTGTTGACCTGcaggatggtcagtcctgtatccTGTGCCAGCTGCTTCTTCTGCTCCTCCGAGGGGTATGGGTGCTGCGAAGGGACATTCAGAACAACGGTATTATGGATTTGCAAAACTGGTTGAGATTCAGCAAGAGCATGTTTAGCCTTTGCTTTTGGCATACATTATCATTCCATAAAATCATCAAATGTATAATTTTGGctcacacatacaacacacacaaatgactccaCAACTATCTATGTAGAATGAAAAAACCAAAGCATGTATGAACTAAATCAGCTAGATCTACAACCATTAGATGAATACTAATGGCTGCCATTACATCTAAATTCAAGTCAAATTCTATGAACTGACGTGACCCTTAAATTGCAGCAgcccctttcctccccctctctctctctctctctctctctctcctttagaaCAGTCATAATTAGAGAATGACTTTAGAGTTTTTAAGTATAACTGCTAATTATCAGAACTACTACATTTCACCATcaattgttctctctctgttcagaaCTATTCAACATTTAACGTCTTATTCACACATTATCTCTCTGTCATTAAATTATATTTTCAACTTCATTTTGTTTGCATTACCCTGTACGATGTCCCCTTCCTCCTTTCATCcgctccctctttcctctcctctcggcTCCCCTCCTCTGCTTTTCTCTGCTTCTATCTGTCATTCTTCTCTCACTATTCTTTCTactgtctctcttttctcaccGATAAATGCTGGAAGAGCCATGCCCTCATGATGTTGGTTGCCAGTTTGGGGAAAATTCCCCTCTTCTTGTTGTTCCTTCTGTCTCGGTCCGTCTCGTCCTCCTCTCCCGTACTGGGGGAGGCCACGCCCCCATCCAAACCATCCCCTGCCAGAGGACAATAGAGATATGGCATTAGcacagtacgtgtgtgtgtgtgtgtgtgtgtgtgtgtgtgtgtgtgtgtgtgtgtgtgtgtgtgtgtgtgtgtgtgtgtgtgtgtgtgtgtgtgtgtgtgtgtgtgtgtgtgtgtgtgtgtgtgtgtgtgtgtgtgtgtgtgtgtgtgtgtgtgtgtgtatatgtgtatgtgtgtgtgtgtgtgtgtgtgtgtgtgtgtcaggtttatGTGTGTATGTCGATTATGTTGTCAGCATAAGTGATTGGAAAGATGAGCGTGTGTTTGTGCAGGTGTGTGTATAAGTTAGTGTGTTAGAGGTACCCGTATCGCTGCAGTTGTCTGTGCTGTGTGAAGGCAGGCCACATGACATGCCAGGGGTCCCTAGTGGAGTGGACACACAGTCATCTGGGTCCCGCAACCACGACTGATTCTACAGAGAGCAAGGGAAGGAAAGAGATAGAAACATATTGAGATTAACAGGAAAAGATGTGAGAATGGAGCAaaagaaatgaacatttattCCCTCTTTAGTGACAAGTATTTTGCCCAATAGGGCTTCATCAATGTCCTTTTCAGAGACATATTGAGAGAGATATACTGAGAAATCTGAGACTTTTGAGCTCATTTGTCATGTTCTCCTTGGTCTAGCCAATCGTCATTCAGGTGTCACCTACCTGCTCCGACAGACTGGTGCAGGAGCCAGTGAAATCCTCCACGTCGGACTTGGACCCACCCTCCCTGTCATCCAAAATCAGGTCTGTGGGCATCTTGCCCTTCAGGCAGGTAATGTAGCGATTGCAGAAGTTATCACACAGGTCATGAACCTGGAGAATAGAAGAcgaagaagagggagaagagatgcTGTCATGAAATAGCATAGTACTGTAATGGTTTAGGTGTATGATGGCTGATCATATTTGGTTTGCCTGCTTTCAGCAGTCACTAGTGTGAATCATAAAGGGTAagaggagacagagacggagagagaatagaTTTTAGATGAGTGAAGAAGCACACCTTTTCCAGCTCCAACAGGTGGAAACGTAGTACCTGGATGGCCTGGATCATCTGAGGAGAAGAACAGATTGGTAGCTATGAACACAATGTGTTTGAGTTATTCTTAAATCGATCTCTAAGTTACTGTGTGTGTCCATACATGTAGGCTATAAGCATTTGGTTCTTTTGctgttacagtatatacatttgtatttattttcataCCAGGTTGTCCAGTTCGGGATTTGTTGAAAAAATGGGCTTCTCTGAGCGAATCTGCAACACACAAGGAACGGCGTCCACGGTCATTTGGATAATGGTTGGAGCTCGGAGTTTAAGATTTTCCCTGTACCGTGTAATtacacctgcaaccctgtacatgtgactattaaacctCTCATCTAAAAGTCAATCATAAATCACTGCTGGCTGTAACTCACCTGTTTGGCGAAGGCTGCGATGTCATCGTTGAAGGAGTCTGAGGAGCATACATCACTGTGATTGGTCAGGCCTTGGAGGTGGGGTGGCACTGAGAGGGCTGTGACATCCCGCGGGGAGCAGGTGGCCAGCTCGCACTTCTCAAACACCAGGGCCAGAAGTGGAAACAGGGGATGACTgtgcacacagaacacacagtgtTATTAACacattatgcacacacacacacacacacctcacacacatgcatgtacacaatacatacacacacatccaggAAAATGCATATAGGCACACTGATAGTAACTATACATGCATACTGTTAGAATGaaatgaaacaaacacacactctgcacTGAAATAGTTATTTTCTGCTCACCCATAAATCTGGTCCCTGTGGTGTTTGAGGGAATCTGGGACAGTGTGGCCATAGTGAGGGGGGGGCAGTGACCTCATGGCCTCTCCATACCCCCCCACAGGCATGCCCTCTGACCCTGAGTAGTGCACCAGGTCTTCATACTGAGGAACAGGGGGGAGAGATAACATATTAagcgtgtgtgttggggtgtattTCAATTATCTGTATTGTGTTGTTTTGGTTTTACACCTAGGAGTTGTGGAGAGAAGTGGAgaaagcttgtgtgtgtgtgtgtctgtgcgcatgtgtgtgtctgtgtgtgagtaagagcaagaacgaaagagagagagagagagagagagagagagagagagagagagagagagagagagagagagagaaattaagagATGAGGCCCCCTGTGAATATGGAAGCAGATCACTTCGAAGCTGTATCTaattttctctcctccttcataaACACTGACTAGAGGCTCCTTGCTGAGCAGTTTTTCAGAGAGAAAAGCTACATCCACCCTGGGACAATTGACATgagataaacaaacacacagagagtcaTACATAAACATGAGCCTATGCTCTCTATCTCGCTGTCAGTCTCATATCGCTCTCAACATTACAGAGCTGATGTGTGTTCAACTGGAGCTGACTTCAGTCTCCAAGGCTTTTCAGCAAAAGCCAGTGGTTTTCTCCTGGATTAAAGCATGGCCAA from Salmo trutta chromosome 26, fSalTru1.1, whole genome shotgun sequence includes the following:
- the LOC115163168 gene encoding homeobox protein meis3 isoform X1, whose translation is MLSLPPVPQYEDLVHYSGSEGMPVGGYGEAMRSLPPPHYGHTVPDSLKHHRDQIYGHPLFPLLALVFEKCELATCSPRDVTALSVPPHLQGLTNHSDVCSSDSFNDDIAAFAKQIRSEKPIFSTNPELDNLMIQAIQVLRFHLLELEKVHDLCDNFCNRYITCLKGKMPTDLILDDREGGSKSDVEDFTGSCTSLSEQNQSWLRDPDDCVSTPLGTPGMSCGLPSHSTDNCSDTGDGLDGGVASPSTGEEDETDRDRRNNKKRGIFPKLATNIMRAWLFQHLSHPYPSEEQKKQLAQDTGLTILQVNNWFINARRRIVQPMIDQSNRSGQSGPYSPEGAALGGYGLDGQAHLALRAAGLQGMPSLPAEYPGALLSQSGYPHTGPSLHPYPGPHPAMLLHPPPHPADPLIGQGLDIHAH
- the LOC115163168 gene encoding homeobox protein meis3 isoform X2; the encoded protein is MDKRYEDLVHYSGSEGMPVGGYGEAMRSLPPPHYGHTVPDSLKHHRDQIYGHPLFPLLALVFEKCELATCSPRDVTALSVPPHLQGLTNHSDVCSSDSFNDDIAAFAKQIRSEKPIFSTNPELDNLMIQAIQVLRFHLLELEKVHDLCDNFCNRYITCLKGKMPTDLILDDREGGSKSDVEDFTGSCTSLSEQNQSWLRDPDDCVSTPLGTPGMSCGLPSHSTDNCSDTGDGLDGGVASPSTGEEDETDRDRRNNKKRGIFPKLATNIMRAWLFQHLSHPYPSEEQKKQLAQDTGLTILQVNNWFINARRRIVQPMIDQSNRSGQSGPYSPEGAALGGYGLDGQAHLALRAAGLQGMPSLPAEYPGALLSQSGYPHTGPSLHPYPGPHPAMLLHPPPHPADPLIGQGLDIHAH